From Solanum stenotomum isolate F172 chromosome 2, ASM1918654v1, whole genome shotgun sequence:
CTACGactatttcttttactttattcaGGTAGTTCAATCAAGATTTTTAAGAATTAGACCGATCAAGGCACAGAAAGCAGGTAAAAGATATCCATTACAAGGATATCTCAATCTCCTCTTCTGCCCTACTTCATGCCGATCCTCTTTCCTTCCCAAAGAGCCGATCAGGGCATGGCATTCGATACATCAACAAGTTCATTGTTTTCCTCTAGAAAATCAGATTCAATAGAACCCATTAATTAACTAACACCAGATTATGTAGCACGGGAGAGAGCAGGAAAGAGACAACGGCGTTCATTCTAATGTAACCCAAGCATAACGATTACTGTTGGTATCCAAAGCTTAGGATTATTCCAGCATAATTATATGTAATTATGTGACTTTACAGCTTACTGGTTCGAGCCGTGCAACATCACACCCCTTGGGTGTGTGGCACTTCCCTGGACCCTGCTAGCACGGGATGTTTTATTCACAGGACTATTTTTTACTAAACAAAGTGGTTCTGTAAAAGCCAAGATTTACAAATGTCTAGTACAATCATATGGCAACATATTACAAAACGTATATGATATAGTATAGAGTAATAAATTACTACTATTATATTTCCTATTACATCTCACATGGATGCAAATTATTTACAACAACATCAAAACATATAGATACTTTTATAGTTCTTTTAAACAACAACATAAAAACGCAAATATGCAGCATATCAAAGCAAAGATGCTTCAATCGAAGTAGTGATGCAAGAACTTACGAATACCTCTCATGAATCCACCTTTCTTCTTTTCCCTCTTATGCCACTTATTCTCTTCCTTagctttttcttcttcttcaccattGTTATAATGAAAACGCTTCCTCAAATTCATTTCATAGTGCTTTGCATAAAGCTTTGATCTTTTGTCAGACTCATCATTAACCTGATGAGCAAcaaattgattttcatttttcgatTTAATCTCACCAAAATTACCTTGATTTTCACGATTGATTTGAAACATCGAGATCTGCCTCTGTTCGTGATCATTGTCTTCGTTTTCGTCATGGTGATGGTGGTGATGAGGTAATTGATCCTTCAATTTCATTTCCCCAAAACTCTCGCGATCATATAGGAACTTCCAGATCTTCTTATCATTGTACCGATGGTGGCGGAAACTGAACGGATCCGACGGAATCTGACGCACACCAATATGGTTCACAAACTTCTCAAAGTCAATGTTTCTCTTAGAAGGCAGTATCATATCATTACCAAAAGGGATCTGACGCTGTGATCCCGGCTTCAGGTGGTGACATAGGCGGAACGGTAGGCTAGATCGGAGCCTGAATCGACGGTTAATCGGCCGGAATCTGACTAATGTAACCGGGACCGAATGGACGGAACGAGTGTCTTCGTGATCGGATTTACTAGGTATGTTAACAGCAGGCGCAGGATCATCTGATTCCGGTAGAGTATGAGGAAGTTCGGGGATGACAACATCATTTTCCGAAGGAAGTTTGAGGTGTGTGACGTCATTTTCCGGTTGAGTAAACGGAGTACGTGCAAGTGAAAGGTtgaaaaagaggaaaaggaCAGCAACGAAGAGTTTCGCCATGGTGAAAAGTAAAAATTGTTGAAACGAGATGAATCCAATTCGGTATATATAGGGTGGGGTGACGGGCAGTTCGGGCAGGTGGTGTAGAATAGAAAGAGAGGTTAATGGGGCAACGGGCATCGGTTACCACCACCACGTGGCTGGAACTGAAATCACCCGCTAATATTTTCGGGTCTTTTAACTGAATCTTATACATACaccaaatataattattattttttggttagaaatctaatccaaaatttaatttgagaTATTTCATGCTATACCGTCgaacttgaaattattttatctttaaccCTTAAGAGCC
This genomic window contains:
- the LOC125857204 gene encoding uncharacterized protein LOC125857204, whose protein sequence is MAKLFVAVLFLFFNLSLARTPFTQPENDVTHLKLPSENDVVIPELPHTLPESDDPAPAVNIPSKSDHEDTRSVHSVPVTLVRFRPINRRFRLRSSLPFRLCHHLKPGSQRQIPFGNDMILPSKRNIDFEKFVNHIGVRQIPSDPFSFRHHRYNDKKIWKFLYDRESFGEMKLKDQLPHHHHHHDENEDNDHEQRQISMFQINRENQGNFGEIKSKNENQFVAHQVNDESDKRSKLYAKHYEMNLRKRFHYNNGEEEEKAKEENKWHKREKKKGGFMRGIRKFLHHYFD